A DNA window from Maribellus comscasis contains the following coding sequences:
- a CDS encoding outer membrane protein assembly factor BamD: MKNLGLIFILVLVLFTTGCGDYNKILKSTDYEFKYKKAIEYYEDGEYVRAGTLLQELVNIYRGTSRADKIYYYYAKSMIGQKDYLMAGHYFKTLIKEFPTSEYVEEAQFMVGYCAYLLSPKPRLDQSVTAEAIDAMQLYINLYPFSDRVDEANRLIDELQNKLVYKSYLNAKLYYDFENYKAAVVALSNSLKDYPDSRYREELMYMLLKSKYLLAVRSVADKQEERLSSALDEYFTFVDEFPESEHKKEVDKFYETTAEMLNYKEQSNTN, encoded by the coding sequence ATGAAAAATTTAGGATTAATATTTATTCTTGTTTTAGTGCTCTTTACTACCGGATGTGGTGATTACAACAAGATTTTAAAGAGTACCGATTATGAATTCAAATACAAAAAAGCTATTGAATATTACGAAGATGGTGAGTATGTTAGAGCAGGAACATTGCTGCAGGAACTGGTTAATATTTACCGGGGAACTTCACGTGCTGATAAAATCTATTATTATTACGCCAAAAGTATGATTGGGCAGAAAGACTACCTGATGGCAGGGCACTACTTTAAAACACTGATAAAGGAATTTCCGACCAGTGAATATGTTGAAGAGGCCCAGTTTATGGTTGGTTATTGTGCCTATTTGCTTTCTCCAAAACCACGTTTGGATCAATCGGTAACTGCAGAAGCTATTGACGCTATGCAGTTGTATATAAACCTTTATCCTTTTAGTGACAGGGTTGATGAAGCAAATCGTTTAATTGATGAGCTGCAAAACAAGCTGGTTTATAAATCGTATCTGAACGCAAAATTGTATTACGATTTTGAAAACTATAAGGCAGCTGTTGTTGCTTTGTCAAACAGTTTGAAAGATTATCCGGACAGCAGGTACCGGGAAGAACTGATGTACATGTTGTTGAAATCGAAATATTTACTTGCAGTAAGGAGTGTTGCCGACAAACAGGAAGAACGTTTATCCAGCGCGTTAGACGAATATTTTACCTTTGTCGATGAATTTCCGGAAAGTGAACATAAAAAAGAGGTAGATAAATTTTATGAAACTACCGCCGAAATGTTGAATTATAAAGAACAGTCAAATACAAATTAA
- a CDS encoding DNA-directed RNA polymerase subunit omega, giving the protein MDYKKTKAAPSTISRDLEVLTQETGNIYETVMILAKRANQISSELKEELNQKLQEFASYTDNLEEIFENREQIEISKFYERLPKPTLIAFEELKDGEIYHRNPARESKKGI; this is encoded by the coding sequence ATGGATTATAAAAAAACAAAAGCAGCTCCGTCTACTATTTCCCGCGATCTTGAAGTATTAACTCAGGAAACCGGAAATATTTACGAAACGGTTATGATTCTGGCCAAGCGGGCCAACCAGATTTCATCGGAGTTGAAAGAGGAATTAAATCAAAAACTACAGGAATTTGCTTCATACACTGATAACCTGGAAGAGATTTTTGAAAACCGGGAGCAGATTGAAATTTCCAAATTTTACGAACGTCTTCCAAAGCCAACTTTAATAGCTTTTGAAGAATTGAAAGACGGTGAAATATATCATCGTAATCCGGCCAGGGAGAGCAAAAAAGGTATTTAA
- the coaBC gene encoding bifunctional phosphopantothenoylcysteine decarboxylase/phosphopantothenate--cysteine ligase CoaBC, which produces MRLEGKKIILGITGSIAAYKAAILLRLLVKEGAEVQIVITSAGKEFITPVTLSALSGKPVISEFFGANDGTWHSHVDLGLWADLMIIAPATASTIGKMAHGIADNMLVTTYMSAKCPVMVAPAMDLDMFSHPSNQKNLATLKSYGNNIIEPGEGFLASGLEGKGRMEEPEKILELVAAFFSRKKKLLNKTFLVTAGPTFEKIDPVRFIGNYSSGKMGYAIAEELAGSGAKVILVSGPVNLEVANSNISLVSVESAEEMYLECQKYFSVTDGAVMCAAVADFTPLQPEITKTKRGKNNWNLELKPTADIALSLGEVKKKNQVLAGFALETNNELENASQKLHKKNLDFIVLNSLNDPGAGFQTDTNKITIIDKDNNHQNFELKSKKEVAVDIVNKIIDTLKN; this is translated from the coding sequence ATGAGGCTTGAAGGAAAAAAAATAATATTGGGTATTACCGGGAGTATAGCTGCTTATAAAGCAGCTATACTTTTACGTTTACTGGTGAAAGAAGGGGCCGAGGTTCAAATCGTAATTACTTCTGCCGGAAAAGAATTTATCACTCCGGTTACGCTGTCTGCGCTTTCCGGCAAACCTGTTATAAGTGAATTTTTCGGGGCCAACGACGGAACCTGGCACAGCCATGTCGATCTTGGACTTTGGGCCGACCTGATGATTATTGCTCCTGCCACAGCCTCAACCATCGGAAAAATGGCTCATGGAATTGCCGATAATATGCTGGTAACAACATACATGTCGGCTAAATGCCCGGTTATGGTTGCCCCGGCAATGGATTTGGATATGTTTTCGCATCCCTCAAATCAAAAGAATCTTGCAACATTAAAAAGTTACGGAAACAACATTATTGAGCCCGGAGAAGGATTTTTGGCAAGCGGACTTGAAGGTAAGGGGCGCATGGAAGAACCGGAAAAAATCCTTGAACTCGTTGCGGCTTTTTTCAGCAGAAAAAAAAAACTGCTGAATAAAACCTTTTTGGTTACTGCCGGGCCTACTTTCGAAAAAATAGATCCTGTACGTTTTATCGGAAATTATTCTTCAGGGAAAATGGGATATGCCATTGCTGAAGAACTTGCCGGCAGTGGAGCCAAAGTAATTTTGGTTTCAGGTCCGGTAAACCTCGAGGTTGCAAACAGCAACATAAGTCTGGTGTCGGTTGAATCGGCTGAAGAAATGTATTTGGAATGCCAAAAATATTTCAGTGTCACTGACGGAGCGGTTATGTGTGCTGCTGTAGCCGATTTTACTCCTTTGCAACCTGAAATAACCAAGACCAAAAGAGGAAAAAATAATTGGAATCTGGAATTAAAACCAACTGCAGACATCGCATTGTCACTGGGCGAAGTCAAAAAAAAGAATCAAGTACTGGCTGGATTCGCATTGGAAACAAACAATGAATTGGAAAACGCATCACAAAAACTTCATAAAAAAAACCTGGATTTTATCGTTTTAAATTCCTTAAATGATCCGGGGGCGGGTTTCCAAACCGATACAAATAAAATTACGATTATTGATAAAGACAATAATCATCAGAATTTTGAGTTAAAAAGTAAAAAGGAAGTGGCAGTTGATATTGTAAACAAGATAATTGATACTTTGAAGAATTAG
- a CDS encoding DUF4835 family protein encodes MKKLTILISIFFFILSSVSAQELRCNVTVSSQKIKGANKNLFRTMQSDLYEFMNNRKWTEHVYSYDEKIKCNILIRLDEQIAADEFRGSIQVQLTRPVYNSSYETTILNIKDNDFHCRYVEYQPLEFNETSNRDNLTNILAYYAYVILGFDYDTFSPMGGTQYFEKAQAIVNNSQNAAMKGWKAFESERNRYWLVENMLNNSYQDYRNCLYQYHRQGLDLMSERPDDGRSTIANALRDIQKVFRRRPNTYIVQAFFDAKADELVNIFSKSYPDERNRVMAILTEVDPANGNKYEKIAENEGF; translated from the coding sequence ATGAAAAAGTTAACGATTTTAATTTCCATATTTTTCTTCATTTTGAGTTCTGTGTCAGCACAAGAGTTACGCTGTAACGTTACTGTGTCATCCCAAAAGATAAAAGGTGCCAACAAAAACCTTTTCCGAACGATGCAGTCAGACCTTTATGAGTTTATGAACAACCGGAAATGGACAGAACATGTGTATTCTTACGATGAAAAGATAAAATGTAATATTCTGATACGACTGGATGAACAGATTGCAGCGGATGAATTTAGAGGCTCCATTCAGGTTCAGTTAACCCGGCCGGTTTATAATTCAAGCTACGAAACAACCATCTTAAATATCAAAGACAATGATTTTCATTGCAGGTATGTAGAATATCAGCCTCTTGAATTCAATGAAACGTCAAACCGCGACAACCTCACAAATATTCTGGCATATTATGCCTATGTTATTCTGGGCTTTGATTATGATACCTTTTCTCCGATGGGAGGAACACAGTATTTTGAAAAAGCGCAGGCAATTGTTAATAACTCGCAAAATGCTGCTATGAAAGGCTGGAAAGCATTTGAAAGCGAAAGAAACCGGTACTGGCTGGTTGAAAATATGCTAAATAATTCATACCAGGATTATCGCAATTGTTTATACCAATATCATCGACAGGGATTGGATTTAATGTCAGAGCGGCCTGACGACGGTCGTTCAACAATTGCTAACGCACTCCGCGATATCCAGAAAGTATTCAGACGTCGGCCCAATACTTATATTGTACAGGCATTTTTTGATGCAAAAGCCGACGAGCTGGTCAATATTTTTTCCAAATCATATCCCGACGAACGAAACAGGGTAATGGCAATTTTAACAGAAGTTGACCCGGCTAACGGCAACAAATACGAGAAAATTGCTGAAAACGAGGGATTCTAG
- the recN gene encoding DNA repair protein RecN — translation MLTKLTISNYALIQQLTVEFSSGLNTITGETGAGKSIILGALGLILGNRADLSVLKNKNEKCIVEGFFEVKNYDLQSFFEKNDLDYDNQTILRREITPSGKSRAFINDTPVKLKAIGELGLKLIDIHSQHQNLELVNQKFQLNFVDEVSGSLKKLEEYKTAFKHFNQLQKKLKELKEKAENANAELDYFQFQFNQLEEAKLRVGEQEELETELEKLTHAEEIKSSFTEALQLIDNEQFSALKNIKESTKILQRIQNYISSAPELQNRLQSTFLELKDIWEEIDALAEKTEHEPAKIEEINDRLNLIYNLQQKHHVAGIDELMKLKNDFESKIIQAVGFGDEIKNAENELETVLGQLNSLAAELSTIRKKSFPDIEKAVIMDLEQLGMPKAKLHVAHEEMHDYTALGKDSISFLFSANSDSQPSEISKIASGGEMSRLMLAIKNLLRKSKELPTIIFDEIDSGISGEVAIKMGNILKSFSASTQIINITHLPQIAAKGDSHFVVFKYEEQEKTYTSIRKIENNERVEELAKMVSGEDITDNTLKTARELLKN, via the coding sequence ATGCTCACAAAACTTACAATTTCCAATTACGCACTGATTCAGCAACTTACGGTTGAGTTTTCTTCCGGATTAAATACAATTACGGGTGAAACAGGTGCAGGAAAATCAATTATTTTGGGAGCGTTAGGGCTTATTTTAGGAAACAGGGCCGATTTATCTGTGTTGAAAAACAAGAATGAAAAATGTATTGTAGAAGGATTTTTTGAAGTCAAAAATTATGATTTACAGTCGTTTTTTGAAAAAAATGACCTGGATTACGACAATCAAACCATTTTACGAAGAGAAATAACGCCATCAGGAAAATCGCGGGCTTTTATTAACGACACGCCGGTAAAATTAAAAGCCATTGGCGAACTTGGCTTAAAACTGATTGATATTCATTCGCAGCACCAAAACCTTGAGCTCGTTAACCAAAAATTCCAGCTTAATTTTGTGGATGAAGTTTCCGGTTCGCTAAAAAAATTAGAAGAATATAAAACAGCTTTTAAACATTTCAACCAGCTTCAGAAAAAGTTAAAAGAGTTAAAAGAAAAAGCTGAAAATGCAAATGCCGAACTCGATTATTTTCAGTTTCAGTTTAATCAGCTTGAAGAGGCAAAACTCAGGGTGGGGGAGCAGGAAGAACTGGAAACAGAACTTGAAAAACTTACGCACGCCGAGGAGATAAAAAGCTCGTTTACAGAAGCACTTCAATTGATTGATAATGAGCAATTTTCAGCACTCAAAAATATAAAAGAAAGTACAAAAATTCTGCAAAGGATTCAGAACTATATCTCTAGTGCACCGGAGCTGCAAAACCGCTTACAAAGTACTTTCCTGGAGTTAAAAGATATTTGGGAAGAAATAGACGCTCTGGCTGAAAAAACAGAACACGAACCAGCTAAAATTGAGGAAATTAACGACCGTTTAAATCTCATATACAATCTTCAGCAAAAACACCATGTAGCAGGTATCGATGAACTGATGAAGTTAAAAAATGATTTTGAAAGCAAAATCATACAAGCGGTTGGCTTCGGTGATGAAATAAAAAATGCGGAAAATGAACTGGAAACTGTTTTAGGACAATTAAATAGTCTGGCAGCTGAACTTTCCACGATACGAAAAAAATCGTTTCCGGATATCGAAAAAGCTGTTATTATGGATCTGGAGCAATTGGGTATGCCAAAAGCAAAATTGCATGTTGCACACGAGGAGATGCATGATTACACAGCTTTAGGAAAAGATTCAATTTCATTTCTTTTTAGTGCAAACAGCGACTCACAACCTTCAGAAATTTCAAAAATTGCATCCGGAGGTGAAATGTCACGTTTGATGCTGGCCATAAAAAATCTGTTGCGAAAATCAAAAGAGCTTCCAACCATCATTTTTGACGAGATAGACTCCGGAATATCAGGTGAAGTGGCCATAAAAATGGGGAATATTTTAAAGTCTTTTTCAGCTTCCACCCAAATTATAAATATTACGCATCTGCCACAGATCGCAGCAAAAGGAGACAGTCATTTTGTAGTGTTTAAATATGAAGAGCAAGAAAAAACATACACATCAATTCGGAAAATTGAAAATAACGAGAGGGTAGAAGAGTTGGCTAAAATGGTAAGTGGGGAAGATATTACCGATAATACATTAAAAACAGCAAGGGAACTTTTGAAAAACTAG
- a CDS encoding sulfatase family protein, with the protein MKNFSFVFFIALALLSSCNAPEKKEKKQPNFIVFIADDAAWNECAPYGNEVIRTPNINKLAEEGLVFDNAFLTASSCSPSRCSILTGRYPHSTGAPELHMPLPHNQVLFAGELQKAGYYTAVAGKYHIGDPRPEFDTIYGGSPSGCEFWVEAMENRPKDKPFFMWLAAMDPHRPYKPNTIAKPHDPAKIIVPPYLPDNDSTRKDLALYYDEISRLDSYLGKVMQVLKDQGEDENTLIIYMTDNGRPFPRAKTRLYDSGIKTPFIVRWPAKIKKGRTDALVSSIDIAPTFCELAGLNSSPTFQGVSFVPVLNDYSATVRDYIAGEHNWHDYQSFERAIRNTEFLYIRNTFPELNASPPADAVGSLTYQEMIKMYNAGKLNENQLDCFIAPRQVEELYDVAKDPYQFNNLAENPDYEKTLTEMRNKLDEWIIQYNDTIPENPTPDKFDRWTGKRLVD; encoded by the coding sequence ATGAAAAATTTCAGTTTTGTATTTTTTATTGCTTTGGCTCTTTTGAGTTCATGCAATGCTCCGGAAAAAAAAGAAAAAAAGCAGCCTAATTTTATTGTTTTTATTGCCGATGACGCGGCCTGGAACGAATGTGCACCTTATGGTAACGAAGTTATTCGCACACCAAATATTAACAAGCTGGCTGAAGAAGGTCTGGTTTTCGATAATGCCTTTTTAACGGCCAGTTCGTGTAGTCCAAGCAGATGCAGTATCCTGACAGGGCGCTATCCGCACAGCACAGGAGCACCCGAATTACATATGCCCTTGCCTCATAACCAGGTATTGTTTGCCGGAGAATTGCAAAAAGCCGGATATTATACAGCCGTCGCCGGGAAATATCATATCGGAGATCCGCGCCCGGAGTTTGATACGATATACGGAGGCTCGCCAAGTGGCTGTGAATTCTGGGTTGAAGCGATGGAAAACAGGCCCAAAGATAAACCTTTCTTTATGTGGCTGGCGGCCATGGATCCACATCGTCCTTATAAACCAAATACCATTGCCAAACCACACGACCCAGCCAAAATTATTGTGCCGCCATATTTGCCTGACAACGATTCTACCAGAAAAGACCTTGCCCTGTACTACGATGAGATATCACGTCTGGACAGTTATTTGGGAAAAGTGATGCAGGTTTTAAAAGATCAGGGTGAAGACGAAAATACCTTGATTATTTATATGACCGACAACGGAAGGCCTTTTCCGCGGGCAAAAACCAGGCTCTACGACAGTGGTATAAAAACACCTTTTATTGTTCGCTGGCCCGCTAAAATTAAAAAGGGACGCACCGATGCCCTTGTAAGTTCAATTGATATTGCTCCTACCTTTTGTGAATTGGCCGGATTAAACAGTTCTCCTACTTTTCAGGGAGTATCTTTTGTTCCGGTTTTGAACGATTATTCGGCGACAGTCAGAGATTACATCGCCGGGGAACATAACTGGCATGATTATCAGTCATTTGAACGGGCAATCCGGAATACTGAGTTTCTTTATATCCGTAACACATTTCCTGAGCTTAACGCGTCGCCACCGGCTGATGCAGTCGGCAGTTTAACTTACCAGGAAATGATAAAAATGTACAACGCAGGCAAATTGAATGAAAATCAGCTGGACTGTTTTATCGCACCACGCCAGGTTGAAGAATTGTACGATGTGGCTAAAGATCCCTATCAGTTTAATAATTTAGCTGAAAATCCGGATTACGAAAAAACCTTAACCGAAATGAGAAACAAACTGGATGAATGGATAATTCAGTACAACGATACCATTCCTGAAAATCCTACACCAGACAAATTTGACCGCTGGACCGGGAAAAGATTGGTGGACTAA
- a CDS encoding tetratricopeptide repeat protein, whose product MKRTIILLTFIFAAGVSFAQKGKVTSAQNFKDSGNLEKALETIKETIDPSNEKSEKTIDWPKTWEVRGEIYQAIYQSEDENVKKLAENPLATAFESYKKALELDEKGRFGNGLKIKLTLLTNDLTNQAVEGFNSEDYEKALNAFEQILEINSMPLIKGDNPETVDTVIIYNTGLAAYNAQQYDKAIKYYKEAAEYGYNGARTYSLIASAYQMKKDTLGALEILQEGFERYPEDNNVLTSMIQIYLDQDKTEDAMKYLEMAIEQDPDNATFYFAQGTLFEKLENDEKAIESYEKAIEVDSENYGAYYNLGALYYNKGVQQIEIANSVPANENERYLEETKKADIWWEKALPYMEKCNELKPDDIMTLESLKNLYYRMKQMDKYNEMLEKLGQ is encoded by the coding sequence ATGAAAAGAACAATAATTCTACTAACTTTTATTTTTGCTGCCGGTGTGAGCTTTGCACAAAAAGGAAAAGTGACCAGTGCCCAAAATTTTAAGGACTCTGGTAATTTAGAAAAAGCATTGGAAACCATAAAGGAGACAATAGATCCTTCGAATGAAAAATCGGAGAAAACTATTGACTGGCCGAAAACATGGGAAGTTAGAGGAGAAATATATCAGGCAATATATCAGTCGGAAGACGAAAATGTAAAAAAACTGGCAGAAAATCCACTGGCTACAGCTTTCGAGTCGTACAAAAAAGCATTGGAGCTGGATGAAAAAGGAAGGTTCGGCAATGGTTTAAAGATAAAACTTACGCTGTTAACCAATGATCTTACCAATCAGGCTGTTGAAGGGTTTAACAGCGAAGATTATGAAAAAGCTTTGAATGCTTTTGAACAAATTCTGGAAATAAACAGTATGCCATTGATTAAGGGAGACAATCCTGAAACAGTAGATACAGTTATTATTTATAATACAGGTTTGGCTGCTTACAACGCACAGCAATATGATAAGGCTATCAAATACTACAAAGAAGCCGCTGAGTATGGTTATAACGGAGCAAGAACTTACAGTTTAATTGCAAGTGCGTACCAGATGAAAAAAGATACATTGGGAGCCCTGGAAATTTTGCAGGAAGGTTTTGAAAGATATCCGGAAGATAATAATGTACTTACCAGTATGATTCAGATTTATTTGGACCAGGATAAAACAGAAGATGCAATGAAATACCTGGAAATGGCTATAGAACAAGATCCCGATAATGCTACATTTTATTTTGCACAGGGAACTTTGTTCGAAAAGCTTGAAAATGACGAAAAAGCAATAGAATCATATGAAAAAGCAATAGAAGTTGATTCGGAAAATTACGGTGCATATTATAATTTAGGTGCATTATACTATAATAAAGGTGTTCAGCAGATTGAGATTGCCAATTCTGTTCCAGCAAACGAAAATGAAAGATATTTGGAGGAAACCAAAAAAGCAGATATCTGGTGGGAAAAAGCTTTACCATATATGGAAAAGTGTAATGAATTAAAACCTGACGATATAATGACACTGGAATCATTAAAGAACTTGTACTACAGAATGAAACAAATGGATAAGTACAACGAGATGTTGGAAAAATTAGGACAATAA